From Rhodanobacteraceae bacterium, the proteins below share one genomic window:
- a CDS encoding TPR domain protein in aerotolerance operon, whose product MNAFEMPLHFLRPWWWLALLPLPPVLWMLVRHGDGRAALAKLADAALLPHLLSDGGSRRRLALGLVAAAWLLCVAALSGPAWQKAPAPLYVNGAARVVVLSLSDDMLAQDVQPDRMTRARFAVRDLLNDAGDARTALVAYAGAAFTVAPLTDDKNTILNLLQALKPDVMPVPGNDAAAGIRQGTELLQQAHAKGGEIVLVTDTADDAALAQAKAARAKGIRVDVLGIGTREGAPVPQRGGGFASGSGGTLMARRDDAALRAVADAGGGRYVALQADGTGASVFAAPVAEAGHSTRAERAQVWRDGGIWLLPMLLILAALAFRRGWLLVFALLVLPIGMPKAHAATWDSLWANRDQRALQALQRGDAAQAQKLATTPGVRGAADYRAGHYAEAAKAFAQGDGARARYNLGNALAKQGEYEKAITAYKQALQRDPDMADARANLDAVEDWLKQHQQHSPRSGQQNSNGQPSSSSGGGSSSPNNGKDSGKSGAQHGAASSTPQASSATGADNAAGRQDSQQGNAGAAQQDHAASAAEAAKQQRQAQQAEQALARELQQAQGTKRSGKQGNANAFALGEDAPKQDGQFDAQQRAMLNAVPDDPGALLRRKFRLEWEQRNGRPPEDPQQ is encoded by the coding sequence ATGAACGCGTTCGAGATGCCGCTGCATTTCCTGCGCCCGTGGTGGTGGCTGGCACTGCTGCCGTTGCCGCCGGTGCTGTGGATGCTCGTGAGGCATGGCGATGGCCGCGCCGCGCTGGCGAAGCTGGCCGATGCCGCGCTGCTGCCGCATCTGCTCAGCGATGGCGGCTCACGCAGGCGGCTTGCGTTGGGCCTGGTCGCGGCGGCGTGGCTGCTCTGCGTGGCCGCGCTGTCCGGACCGGCCTGGCAGAAGGCGCCGGCGCCGCTGTACGTCAATGGCGCGGCGCGCGTGGTGGTGTTGTCGCTTTCGGACGACATGCTGGCGCAGGACGTGCAGCCGGACCGCATGACCCGCGCACGTTTCGCGGTGCGCGACCTGTTGAACGATGCAGGCGATGCGCGCACGGCGCTGGTGGCGTATGCGGGTGCCGCGTTCACCGTCGCGCCGCTGACGGACGACAAGAACACCATCCTCAACCTGCTGCAGGCGCTCAAGCCCGACGTGATGCCGGTGCCCGGCAACGACGCCGCGGCGGGCATTCGCCAAGGCACCGAGTTGCTCCAGCAGGCCCACGCGAAGGGCGGAGAAATCGTGCTGGTGACCGACACCGCCGATGACGCCGCGCTTGCGCAGGCGAAAGCCGCGCGCGCGAAGGGCATCCGCGTCGACGTGCTCGGCATCGGCACCCGCGAGGGCGCGCCGGTGCCGCAGCGCGGCGGCGGCTTCGCCAGCGGATCGGGCGGCACGCTGATGGCGCGGCGTGACGATGCGGCGTTGCGCGCGGTGGCTGACGCCGGTGGCGGCCGCTACGTGGCATTGCAGGCGGACGGCACGGGTGCGTCCGTATTCGCCGCGCCGGTGGCGGAAGCGGGACACTCGACCCGCGCTGAGCGTGCACAGGTGTGGCGCGACGGCGGCATCTGGCTGCTGCCCATGTTGCTGATCCTCGCGGCGCTGGCGTTCCGGCGCGGCTGGTTGCTGGTTTTCGCGCTGCTGGTGTTGCCCATCGGCATGCCGAAAGCACACGCGGCCACTTGGGATTCGCTGTGGGCGAATCGCGACCAGCGCGCGTTGCAGGCGTTGCAGCGCGGCGATGCCGCGCAAGCGCAAAAACTCGCGACCACGCCCGGCGTGCGTGGCGCCGCGGATTACCGCGCGGGCCATTACGCCGAGGCCGCCAAGGCCTTCGCGCAAGGCGACGGCGCGCGCGCGCGTTACAACCTCGGCAACGCGTTGGCGAAGCAGGGCGAATACGAAAAGGCCATCACGGCTTACAAGCAAGCCTTGCAACGCGATCCGGACATGGCGGATGCGCGCGCCAATCTCGATGCCGTGGAAGACTGGCTGAAGCAACATCAACAACATTCGCCCCGGTCAGGACAACAAAACAGCAACGGGCAGCCGTCCTCGTCGTCGGGCGGCGGTTCGTCCAGTCCGAACAACGGAAAGGATTCCGGAAAATCCGGGGCGCAGCACGGCGCTGCATCGTCCACGCCGCAAGCCTCGTCGGCGACCGGCGCGGACAACGCCGCCGGCAGGCAGGACTCGCAGCAAGGCAACGCCGGCGCGGCGCAGCAGGATCATGCTGCATCGGCCGCCGAGGCCGCCAAACAACAACGCCAGGCGCAACAGGCGGAGCAGGCGCTCGCGCGCGAGTTGCAGCAAGCGCAAGGAACAAAGCGTTCTGGAAAACAGGGCAATGCAAACGCCTTCGCGCTCGGCGAAGATGCACCGAAACAGGACGGCCAGTTCGACGCGCAACAACGCGCGATGTTGAACGCGGTGCCGGACGATCCGGGCGCGCTGCTGCGCCGCAAGTTCCGGCTGGAGTGGGAACAGCGCAACGGCCGTCCGCCGGAGGACCCGCAGCAATGA
- a CDS encoding O-acetyl-ADP-ribose deacetylase, translated as MRIEIIQADITTLRVDAIVNAANETLLGGGGVDGAIHHAAGPRLLEACRAVPEVRAGVRCPTGEARITPGFDLPARFVIHTAGPVWRGGERDEPALLAACHRNVLELAREHAIDSLAFPAISCGVYGYPRDAAAGVALAVLAEEQHRTRTPHRIILCAFDRGMAQAWRDAAARLRVDIAS; from the coding sequence ATGCGTATCGAGATCATCCAGGCCGACATCACCACGCTGCGCGTCGATGCGATCGTCAACGCGGCGAACGAGACGCTGCTGGGTGGCGGCGGGGTCGATGGCGCCATCCATCACGCCGCCGGCCCGCGGCTGCTGGAAGCCTGCCGCGCGGTCCCGGAAGTGCGCGCCGGCGTGCGCTGTCCGACCGGCGAAGCGCGCATCACGCCCGGCTTCGACTTGCCCGCGCGCTTCGTGATCCACACCGCCGGGCCGGTCTGGCGCGGCGGCGAACGCGACGAACCTGCGCTGCTGGCGGCTTGCCATCGCAACGTGCTGGAACTCGCGCGCGAACACGCGATCGACAGCCTTGCGTTCCCCGCGATCAGTTGCGGCGTGTACGGCTATCCGCGCGATGCCGCGGCGGGCGTGGCGCTGGCCGTGCTGGCCGAAGAACAACACCGCACGCGCACGCCGCACCGCATCATCCTGTGCGCGTTCGACCGTGGCATGGCGCAGGCATGGCGCGACGCGGCCGCGCGGCTGCGCGTCGATATCGCGTCCTGA
- a CDS encoding Large-conductance mechanosensitive channel, giving the protein MSFAKDFKAFIMRGNVVDLAVAVVIGGAFGKIVTSLVNDVIMPPIGWITGGIDFSNLKWIIQDSPDPKKVVAIHYGAFINTIITFLIIALSIFVVIKLIERLHPKKDDAPPPAPPADVVLLTEIRDLLKQRST; this is encoded by the coding sequence ATGAGCTTCGCGAAAGACTTCAAGGCGTTCATCATGCGCGGCAATGTGGTCGACCTGGCCGTCGCCGTGGTCATCGGTGGCGCGTTCGGCAAGATCGTCACGTCGCTGGTCAACGACGTCATCATGCCGCCGATCGGCTGGATCACGGGCGGCATCGATTTCTCCAACCTGAAGTGGATCATCCAGGATTCTCCCGACCCCAAGAAGGTGGTGGCGATCCATTACGGTGCTTTCATCAACACCATCATCACGTTCCTGATCATCGCGCTGTCGATTTTCGTCGTGATCAAACTGATCGAACGCCTGCACCCGAAGAAGGACGATGCTCCGCCACCGGCGCCGCCGGCGGACGTGGTGCTGCTGACCGAGATTCGCGATCTGTTGAAGCAGCGCTCGACCTGA
- a CDS encoding Fumarylacetoacetate hydrolase family protein: MSFAFDPPAVPNLPIHGSDARFPVHRIYCIGRNYAEHAKEMGAQAVSRANPVFFMKPADAIVAGGGDVPYPSMTQELHHEVEMVVALANGGRDIDPARALDGVFGYGVGLDLTRRDLQATMKAKGLPWDVAKGFDASAPVSPLRTAADAGHPQHARLSLHVNGEMRQDTDIADMIFAVPVIIAELSKLFELKAGDLIFTGTPAGVGPLLRGDRFRAELQGIATLEGQIA; encoded by the coding sequence ATGTCTTTCGCGTTCGATCCGCCCGCCGTTCCCAACCTGCCCATCCACGGCAGCGATGCGCGCTTTCCGGTCCACCGCATTTACTGCATCGGCCGCAACTACGCGGAGCATGCGAAGGAGATGGGCGCGCAGGCGGTGAGCCGCGCGAATCCGGTGTTCTTCATGAAGCCCGCGGACGCGATCGTCGCCGGCGGCGGTGACGTGCCGTATCCATCGATGACGCAAGAGCTGCATCACGAAGTCGAGATGGTGGTCGCGCTGGCGAACGGCGGGCGCGACATCGATCCCGCGCGCGCTCTCGATGGCGTATTCGGCTACGGCGTCGGGCTCGATCTCACGCGCCGCGACCTGCAAGCCACGATGAAAGCGAAGGGCTTGCCTTGGGATGTCGCCAAGGGTTTCGATGCGTCCGCGCCGGTTTCGCCGTTGCGCACGGCCGCCGATGCCGGGCATCCGCAGCACGCACGGCTGTCGCTCCATGTGAACGGCGAGATGCGCCAGGACACCGACATCGCGGACATGATTTTCGCGGTACCGGTGATCATCGCGGAGCTGTCGAAGCTGTTCGAACTGAAGGCGGGCGACCTGATTTTCACCGGCACGCCGGCGGGTGTCGGGCCCCTGCTGCGCGGCGACCGTTTCCGCGCCGAACTGCAAGGCATTGCAACACTGGAGGGGCAAATCGCCTGA
- a CDS encoding Acriflavin resistance protein, with product MCESRGKLCHTCADDFARTGTTVNDEKSSHDLLHELRIDRAQRDDEARPRWPWIVGALVVVLLLAGGVAAFALRGHAATVETSTAVAAASSNDAAVLQATGYVVARRQATISAQIIGTLTEVSVDEGAHVKQGQILARLDPTAYQAQLDSAKAQYAAAQAGVARARATLQQDRANAARMNAVVARGYVSKQDAQQANTLVDTDEAALDAAIKQAQAAKDQVRAAQVNVDFTIIRAPFDGVVTDKAAEVGEIVSPYTSGGGGIAGGLATIVDMNSLEVDVDVNEAYISRVVPGMPVEAVLDAYPDWNIPAHVIAIIPSADKSKATVKVRIAVDQKDPRIIPQMGVRVSFLEKQDANRKPLPGVLVPKSAIVQRDGKDVVFVVKDGHAERTAVTTGADFSDLKQVTQGLSAGAEVVTTPSADLKDGEKVQVKAGGSQ from the coding sequence GTGTGCGAGTCGCGCGGCAAGCTGTGTCACACTTGCGCGGACGACTTTGCGCGCACGGGGACGACGGTGAACGACGAGAAGTCCAGCCACGACTTGCTGCACGAATTGCGCATCGATCGCGCGCAGCGCGACGATGAAGCGCGTCCGCGCTGGCCGTGGATCGTCGGCGCGCTGGTCGTGGTGCTGCTGCTTGCCGGTGGCGTCGCGGCGTTCGCATTGCGCGGGCACGCGGCGACCGTCGAAACCAGCACCGCGGTGGCGGCGGCATCCAGCAACGATGCGGCGGTGCTGCAGGCGACCGGCTACGTGGTCGCGCGGCGGCAGGCCACCATTTCGGCGCAGATCATCGGCACGCTCACCGAGGTGTCGGTGGACGAGGGCGCGCATGTCAAGCAGGGGCAGATCCTCGCGCGGCTCGATCCGACGGCGTACCAGGCGCAGCTCGATTCGGCCAAGGCGCAGTACGCGGCCGCGCAGGCCGGCGTCGCCAGGGCGCGCGCCACCTTGCAGCAGGATCGCGCCAACGCTGCGCGCATGAACGCGGTGGTCGCGCGCGGTTACGTGTCGAAGCAGGACGCGCAGCAGGCCAACACGCTGGTGGACACCGACGAGGCCGCGCTCGACGCCGCGATCAAGCAGGCGCAGGCCGCGAAGGACCAGGTGCGCGCGGCGCAGGTCAACGTGGACTTCACCATCATACGCGCGCCGTTCGATGGCGTGGTCACCGACAAGGCGGCCGAAGTGGGCGAAATCGTGTCGCCGTACACCTCGGGCGGTGGCGGCATTGCGGGCGGCCTCGCGACCATCGTCGACATGAATTCGCTGGAAGTTGACGTCGACGTCAACGAGGCCTACATCAGCCGCGTCGTGCCCGGCATGCCGGTCGAAGCGGTGCTGGATGCGTATCCCGACTGGAATATTCCCGCGCACGTGATCGCGATCATTCCGAGCGCGGACAAGAGCAAGGCCACGGTGAAGGTGCGCATCGCGGTGGACCAGAAGGATCCGCGCATCATTCCGCAGATGGGCGTTCGCGTGTCGTTCCTCGAAAAGCAGGACGCCAACCGCAAACCATTGCCAGGCGTGCTGGTGCCGAAGTCCGCGATCGTGCAGCGCGACGGCAAGGACGTGGTGTTCGTGGTGAAGGACGGCCATGCCGAGCGCACGGCGGTGACGACCGGCGCGGATTTCTCGGATTTGAAACAGGTGACGCAGGGTTTGAGCGCGGGCGCGGAAGTGGTGACCACGCCGTCCGCGGATTTGAAGGATGGCGAGAAGGTGCAGGTGAAAGCCGGCGGCAGCCAATAA
- a CDS encoding ABC-type antimicrobial peptide transport system, ATPase component — MNAAVAEVQANNGPLVQIRGLSKTYTRGKQKLEVLHHIDLDIARGDFFALMGPSGSGKTTLLNLIGGLDSPSDGSLAVDGKRIDKMAEGQLARWRAGNVGFVFQFYNLMPALTAQKNVELPLLLTKLSGTQRKKNASIALQLVGLADRASHKPSELSGGQQQRVAIARAIVSDPTLLVCDEPTGDLDRQSAEEVLTLLQRLNREHGKTIVMVTHDPKAAEYASHTLHLDKGTLVEQQHMA, encoded by the coding sequence ATGAACGCAGCAGTCGCAGAAGTGCAAGCCAACAACGGCCCGCTGGTGCAGATCCGCGGCCTGTCCAAGACCTACACGCGCGGCAAGCAGAAACTCGAGGTGCTGCACCACATCGACCTCGACATCGCGCGCGGCGATTTCTTCGCGCTGATGGGCCCGTCGGGTTCGGGCAAGACCACGCTCTTGAACCTGATCGGCGGGCTCGACTCGCCCAGCGACGGCAGCCTTGCCGTGGATGGCAAGCGCATCGACAAGATGGCCGAAGGCCAGCTCGCGCGCTGGCGCGCGGGCAACGTCGGCTTCGTGTTCCAGTTCTACAACCTGATGCCGGCGCTGACTGCGCAGAAGAACGTCGAACTGCCGCTGCTGCTGACCAAGCTGTCGGGTACGCAGCGCAAGAAGAACGCGAGCATCGCGCTGCAACTGGTCGGGCTGGCCGATCGCGCCTCGCACAAACCCAGCGAGCTGTCGGGCGGGCAACAGCAGCGCGTTGCGATCGCGCGCGCGATCGTGTCCGACCCGACGTTATTGGTCTGCGACGAGCCGACCGGCGACCTCGACCGCCAATCCGCGGAAGAAGTGCTGACGCTTCTGCAGCGACTCAACCGCGAACACGGCAAGACTATCGTGATGGTCACCCACGATCCCAAAGCCGCCGAGTATGCGTCGCACACCCTGCACCTCGACAAGGGCACGCTGGTAGAACAGCAGCACATGGCCTGA
- a CDS encoding ABC-type antimicrobial peptide transport system, permease component yields the protein MKYFNLVWSALFRRKTRTIFTLISIIAAFLLFGLLNAVRVAFTSGSDSLAGNERLVVASRFSIMTGLPESLKTRIANIPGVEGVGHENWFGGVYQDPKNFVFSFAVDEDYLATNSDILLTPAQRTAFANTQDGALVGETLAKRYNWKVGQQIPLQSTIFPRKNGDKTWPFTIVGIYKVSKDAPNGADQMFFLHWKYFDEANMYSQHTVGWYVVKLKDAKDADKVAQAIDALSTNSDHETKTQTANAFNASFAKQIGNIGLIVEAIMAAVFFTLILLTGNTMAQAVRERIPELAVLKTIGFSNRSVLALVLAEAILLLLIGGVIGLGIASVLAPALAKGSGGMIQLPPIGWLIWIEGAVLMIVIGIVVGVLPALRGMRLKIVDALAGR from the coding sequence ATGAAATACTTCAATCTGGTCTGGAGCGCGCTGTTCCGGCGCAAGACGCGGACGATCTTTACGCTGATTTCGATCATCGCGGCGTTCCTGCTGTTCGGTCTGCTCAACGCGGTGCGCGTGGCGTTCACCAGCGGCAGCGACAGCCTTGCCGGCAACGAGCGGCTGGTCGTGGCGTCGCGGTTCTCGATCATGACCGGCCTGCCGGAAAGCCTGAAGACGCGCATCGCGAATATCCCCGGCGTCGAGGGCGTGGGCCACGAGAACTGGTTCGGCGGTGTCTATCAGGATCCGAAGAACTTTGTCTTCAGCTTTGCGGTGGACGAGGATTATCTCGCCACCAACTCCGACATCCTGCTGACGCCCGCGCAGCGCACGGCGTTCGCGAATACCCAGGATGGCGCGCTGGTGGGCGAAACGCTGGCGAAGCGTTACAACTGGAAGGTCGGCCAGCAGATTCCGTTGCAGTCCACGATCTTCCCGCGCAAGAACGGCGACAAGACCTGGCCGTTCACCATCGTCGGCATCTACAAGGTTTCCAAGGATGCGCCGAACGGTGCCGACCAGATGTTCTTCCTGCACTGGAAGTATTTCGATGAAGCCAACATGTACAGCCAGCACACGGTGGGCTGGTACGTGGTGAAGCTGAAGGACGCGAAGGACGCCGACAAGGTGGCGCAGGCGATCGACGCTCTGTCGACCAATTCCGACCACGAAACCAAGACCCAGACCGCCAACGCGTTCAATGCATCCTTCGCCAAGCAGATCGGCAACATCGGACTGATCGTTGAGGCGATCATGGCAGCGGTGTTCTTCACGCTGATCCTGTTGACCGGCAACACCATGGCGCAGGCGGTGCGCGAGCGCATCCCGGAACTCGCGGTGCTGAAGACGATCGGGTTCTCGAACCGCAGCGTGCTCGCGCTGGTGCTGGCCGAAGCGATCTTGCTGCTGTTGATCGGCGGCGTGATCGGCCTGGGCATCGCCAGCGTGCTGGCGCCCGCGCTCGCCAAGGGCAGCGGTGGGATGATCCAGTTGCCGCCCATCGGCTGGCTGATCTGGATCGAGGGTGCGGTGTTGATGATCGTGATCGGCATCGTGGTCGGCGTGTTGCCCGCATTGCGCGGCATGCGCCTGAAGATCGTCGATGCTCTCGCTGGACGATAA
- a CDS encoding ABC-type antimicrobial peptide transport system, permease component, which translates to MKKFLFGLGLAAIVIVWLVVWTALPWFVVLALVILLAVWLLAARTGRRTLSVMRVGLSTLTERLGSTAVIVVGIAGVVGVLVALLAMGDGLTATLQQTGNDDTAIVLRGGSGAESNSVLTRDDIDVIEQAPGIARDAQGRPIASAELVVVANVPKKSDPKTDANVAIRGVSDEAWTVWPNVKIIKGRKFTPGMRELVVGEGAERQFAGLDVGKTLRLGGQDWTIVGVFASNDAHGSELWGDSKSVASAYRRGSSAESVIARLTSPKTFDKFKASLMGDPRVKVDVSTTRDYFNKQSEGLSKVIRIVGITIGIIMAIGAIFGALNTMYAAVATRAREIATLRAIGFRGLPVVVSVLLETMLLALLGGIIGAVIVWLVFNGYTASTVGGNFSQVVFQFRVTPELLWTGIKWALAIGFIGGLFPAVRAARLPVTTALREL; encoded by the coding sequence ATGAAAAAGTTCTTGTTCGGTCTTGGCCTCGCCGCGATCGTGATCGTCTGGCTGGTGGTGTGGACGGCGCTGCCATGGTTCGTGGTGCTGGCCCTGGTGATCCTGCTGGCCGTGTGGTTGCTGGCCGCGCGCACTGGCCGGCGCACGTTGTCGGTGATGCGCGTCGGCCTGAGCACGCTGACCGAACGGCTCGGCTCCACCGCGGTGATCGTGGTCGGCATCGCCGGCGTGGTCGGCGTGCTGGTGGCGCTGCTTGCGATGGGCGATGGCCTGACTGCGACCTTGCAGCAGACCGGCAACGATGACACCGCGATCGTGCTGCGCGGCGGTTCGGGCGCGGAAAGCAACTCCGTGTTGACGCGCGACGACATCGACGTCATCGAGCAGGCGCCCGGCATCGCGCGCGATGCGCAGGGCAGGCCGATCGCGTCGGCGGAACTGGTGGTGGTCGCCAACGTGCCGAAGAAGAGCGATCCCAAGACCGATGCCAACGTCGCGATCCGCGGCGTCAGCGACGAGGCCTGGACCGTGTGGCCGAACGTGAAGATCATCAAGGGGCGCAAGTTCACGCCCGGCATGCGCGAGCTCGTCGTCGGCGAAGGCGCCGAGCGCCAGTTCGCCGGGCTGGACGTGGGCAAGACGCTGCGCCTCGGCGGCCAGGACTGGACCATCGTCGGCGTGTTCGCGTCGAATGACGCACACGGTTCGGAACTGTGGGGCGATTCGAAATCCGTCGCTTCGGCATACCGCCGCGGCAGCAGCGCGGAGTCGGTGATCGCGCGGCTGACCTCACCCAAGACCTTTGACAAGTTCAAGGCTTCATTGATGGGCGATCCGCGCGTCAAGGTGGACGTCAGCACCACGCGCGACTACTTCAACAAGCAGTCGGAAGGGCTGAGCAAGGTGATCCGCATCGTCGGCATCACTATCGGCATCATCATGGCGATCGGCGCGATCTTCGGCGCGCTCAACACCATGTATGCCGCGGTCGCCACGCGTGCCCGCGAAATCGCCACGCTGCGCGCGATCGGATTCCGCGGCCTGCCGGTGGTGGTCTCGGTGCTGCTGGAAACCATGCTGCTGGCGCTGCTCGGCGGCATCATCGGCGCCGTAATCGTGTGGCTGGTCTTCAACGGTTACACCGCATCCACCGTGGGCGGCAACTTCAGCCAGGTCGTGTTCCAGTTCCGCGTGACGCCGGAACTGCTGTGGACCGGCATCAAGTGGGCGCTCGCAATCGGCTTCATCGGCGGCCTGTTTCCGGCCGTGCGTGCCGCGCGCTTGCCGGTGACGACGGCGTTGCGGGAGTTGTGA
- a CDS encoding Fe(2+)/alpha-ketoglutarate-dependent dioxygenase LpxO, with translation MALPVFVMIKWIVLAVLVLCALYVHFRGKVRHKFLRQITDHSTFMAPINVLMYAFSRVPATPYLAVADFPELENLRSNWQVIRDEAIALAKASHIKASDQYNDAGFHSFFRTGWKRFYLKWYDDAPHPSALQLCPRTIEILKGSPNIKAAAFTQLPPGSNLGKHRDPFAGSLRYHLGLITPNDDRCWIRVDGKPYSWRDGEGVVFDETYIHWAANETDQDRIILFCDLERPMKYRWATALNHAVARTLLAAGSSPNQEGDRTGGVNKVFKYAYAIRRVGKSLKQRNRKLYYAAKWTIFAVILAAIFVPWRML, from the coding sequence ATGGCCTTGCCCGTTTTCGTCATGATCAAATGGATTGTCCTTGCCGTTCTGGTTTTGTGCGCGTTGTACGTGCACTTCCGCGGCAAGGTACGGCACAAGTTCCTGCGCCAGATCACCGACCACTCGACGTTCATGGCGCCGATCAACGTGCTGATGTACGCGTTCTCGCGCGTGCCCGCGACGCCGTATCTCGCGGTCGCCGATTTTCCGGAACTGGAAAACCTGCGCAGCAATTGGCAAGTGATTCGCGACGAGGCCATCGCGCTCGCGAAGGCCAGCCACATCAAGGCGTCCGACCAGTACAACGATGCCGGTTTCCATTCGTTCTTCCGCACCGGCTGGAAGCGGTTTTATCTCAAGTGGTACGACGACGCGCCGCATCCGTCGGCGCTGCAACTGTGCCCGCGCACCATCGAAATCCTGAAAGGCTCGCCCAACATCAAGGCCGCAGCGTTCACACAATTGCCGCCCGGCAGCAACCTCGGCAAGCATCGCGATCCGTTCGCGGGTTCGCTGCGCTATCACTTGGGCCTGATCACGCCCAACGACGACCGTTGCTGGATCAGGGTGGACGGTAAGCCGTACAGCTGGCGTGATGGCGAAGGCGTGGTGTTCGACGAAACCTACATCCACTGGGCCGCCAACGAAACCGACCAGGACCGCATCATCCTGTTCTGCGACCTCGAACGCCCGATGAAATACCGCTGGGCCACCGCGCTCAACCACGCCGTCGCGCGGACGCTGCTCGCCGCGGGCTCCTCGCCCAACCAGGAAGGCGACCGCACCGGCGGCGTCAACAAGGTCTTCAAGTACGCCTACGCGATCCGCCGCGTCGGCAAATCACTCAAGCAGCGCAACCGCAAGCTCTACTACGCCGCCAAGTGGACGATCTTCGCTGTGATCCTTGCCGCGATCTTCGTGCCGTGGCGGATGTTGTGA
- a CDS encoding putative inner membrane transporter YedA, which produces MRAFALRSELECRQRLPGGVFRFSRATSGAMVIRMNDIALSAAGATPQRRWLIPLALLAVYVIWGSTYLGIRIGLTGFPPFAMAALRFLAAGVAMYAWLRLRGAKPPTARQWRNAAITGVLLLLFGNGLVCFAEQSVTSGIAAVAIASEPLFVALVLFAYRERPSRSEIVGLVVGFLGVIVLNSGGAMRAAPLAAAALIFATAAWAFGSIWSRHQDMPEGPMNVAAQMLCAAPALALTAWLTGERLPAHPSITSILAVAYLAVFGSIIAFTAYLFLVKHARPALTASYAYVNPPVAVLLGALVAGEHVGTAEIAGMVVILVGVAIITLAHGRQRKAAAE; this is translated from the coding sequence ATGCGCGCCTTCGCGCTGCGCTCCGAACTAGAATGCCGTCAGCGCCTCCCCGGAGGCGTCTTTCGTTTTTCCCGCGCCACGTCCGGCGCAATGGTTATCCGCATGAACGACATCGCCCTGTCTGCCGCCGGCGCGACGCCGCAGCGCCGCTGGCTGATTCCGCTGGCGCTGCTGGCGGTGTACGTGATCTGGGGTTCGACGTATCTCGGCATCCGCATCGGATTGACCGGATTCCCGCCGTTCGCGATGGCGGCCTTGCGATTCCTCGCGGCCGGCGTCGCGATGTACGCGTGGTTGCGCCTGCGCGGCGCCAAGCCGCCAACTGCACGGCAGTGGCGCAATGCGGCGATCACGGGCGTGCTCCTGTTGCTGTTCGGCAACGGCTTGGTCTGTTTCGCGGAACAGAGCGTCACTTCCGGCATTGCCGCGGTGGCCATCGCCAGCGAACCGCTGTTCGTGGCGCTGGTTCTGTTCGCCTACCGCGAACGCCCGAGCCGCAGCGAGATCGTGGGACTGGTCGTCGGTTTTCTCGGCGTGATCGTGTTGAACAGCGGCGGCGCGATGCGCGCGGCGCCGCTGGCGGCCGCGGCGCTGATCTTCGCGACCGCGGCGTGGGCATTCGGTTCGATCTGGAGCCGCCACCAGGACATGCCGGAAGGTCCGATGAACGTGGCCGCACAAATGTTGTGCGCGGCGCCCGCGCTGGCGCTGACCGCGTGGCTCACCGGCGAGCGCTTGCCCGCGCATCCATCGATCACGTCGATCCTTGCCGTCGCATACCTCGCGGTGTTCGGATCGATCATCGCATTCACCGCCTACCTGTTCCTGGTCAAGCACGCGCGCCCGGCGCTGACCGCGAGCTACGCCTATGTGAATCCGCCGGTGGCGGTGCTGCTGGGCGCGCTGGTCGCGGGCGAGCACGTCGGCACGGCCGAGATCGCCGGCATGGTCGTGATCCTGGTCGGCGTCGCGATCATCACGCTGGCGCACGGCAGGCAGCGTAAAGCCGCGGCGGAGTAA